ATCTGAACCCATCGATCCGCACCGTGGACGGCGCAGAGAAAGTGGCGAAGGGCCTGACCGAATTCGGGTTCGGCGCGGCGCGGTGAGTGTGCGTACCAAATGGCTCGGCGGATTGTGGGCCGCCGGGCTCGTCGTTCTGGTCCTTTCCGCCGCGGTAGCCATCACCATCGGCCCCGCCGCGTTGTCGGTGGGGGACGTGTACCGCATCGTCGGTGACCGTCTCGGCTTCGGGCCTTCGGGGGCAACGCGATTGCAAGAGAGCATCGTGTGGCAACTGCGCCTGCCGAGGGTCGTCCTTGCCGCCATCTGCGGAGCCGGGCTGGCACTGTGCGGGGCGATACTCCAGTCGCTGCTGCGCAATCCGCTGGCGGACCCGTTCGTGCTGGGCGTCTCCTCGGGCGCCTCGACCGGCGCCGTGCTGGTCGCGGTGCTCGGGGTCGGGGCGGGCGCGCTGACGTTGTCCGGCGGCGCCTTCGCCGGTGCGGTGCTGTCATTCGTGGTGGTGCTGCTGCTCGCCTACGCCGCAGGCGGCGGGACCGACCGGGTGGTTCTGGCCGGTGTGGCAGGCACTCAGCTGTTCTCGGCGCTGACGTCCTTCATCGTGCTGTCCTCCGCCGATGCGGAGCAGACCAGGGGAGTGCTGTTCTGGCTGTTGGGGTCGCTGGCCGGGGTGTCCTGGACCGACGTCTCCACTTGCGCGGCCGCCGTCGGTGTGGGGCTGGCGGTGTGCCTGGCCTACGCGCGGACCCTCGACGCGTTCGCCTTCGGGCAGGATGCGGCCGCCGCTCTGGGGGTCTCGGTGAACCGGGCGCGTGTCGTGTTGCTGGTGATGACCGCGTTGGTGACGGCGGCCCTGGTCAGTGCGGCCGGCGCGATCGGGTTCGTCGGATTGGTACTGCCGCACGCCGCACGCTTTGTCGTCGGGCCCGGCCACCGGCGCCTGTTGCCGACGGCGGTGATCCTCGGCGCGATCTTCATGGTCTGGGTAGACACCCTGGCGCGGACGGTCTTCGCTCCGCAAGAATTGCCCACCGGAGTCGTCACCGCCCTGCTCGGCGTCCCAGCCTTCGCGTTGATCCTGTTACGGCGCAGGGGTATGCCATGAGTCTGCGAGCGGTCGATGTGAGCTGGACCCGCTCGGGTCGGGTCGTGCTGGACGGTGTGACGGTGGATCCGGTTCCCGGTAGCACCGTAGGACTGCTGGGGCCCAATGGTTCCGGCAAGTCTTCGCTGCTGCGGTTGTTGGCCGGGATCGACCGGGCTGACTCCGGGAGTGTGCAGCTCGACGGCCGTGAGCTGCACACGATGTCGCGCCGTGCGGTGGCACGGCGGGTGGCGGTGGTCGGCCAGCACGCGGACACCGATCTGGACATCGCGGTGCGCGACATCGTCCGGTTGGGGCGGATTCCGCACACACCGATTTTCGGCGGCCGCGACGACACCGCGGCTGTGACCGCGGCGATGGCGGCCACCGGCCTGCTCCCGATGGCCGACCGGTTGTGGCACACCCTCTCGGGCGGGGAGCGGCAGCGCGTGCAGATCGCCAGATCCCTGGCCCAGGAACCCAGCGAGTTACTGCTGGACGAACCGACCAACCATCTCGATATCGCACATCAACTGGAGATCCTGGCGATGATCCGCGCTCTCGATGTGACCAGTGTGGTGGCGCTGCACGATCTCAACCTCGCGGCGATGTTCTGCGACCGCGTGGTGGTGCTGTCGGAGGGAACCGTGGTGGCCACCGGAACCCCGGCCGAGGTGCTGACCGAAGACCTGGTGGCCGCCGTCTACGGCGTGCGGTGCCGGATCACCGTCGACGACGCCGGGCCGTACGTGCGGTTCGAACATGGCGGCTCGCCGCGCAGTCAGCTCCAGGAGTACTGAGCGCGCAGCCTGACCGCGATCGCCTCGAACCGGGTGCGATCCAGGATCGCGCCCTCTCGGCGGATGCCTTCCTCTGGCACGTCGAGCACCCGGTCCAGCCGGACCCAGCTCGGCCTGCCGTCGTAATCCCAGGTGCCGGTGCCGATCGCGATCCAGTCCGGATCACTGCTGTGGTATTCCTGGCTGGACAGCATCAGCCCGAGCAGAGTGCGCTGATCACGGCCGACCACCAGGACCGGGCGGTCCTTGCCCTGGGTCGGGTCGTCTTCGTAGACCACCCAGGTCCAGACGATCTCGCCGGGATCGGCCTGCCCGTCCAGGTCCGGTGCGTAGACGACTTTGCGGGCCCGGTGTGCGGTGGGCACGCTGTGCTTGGATACCGGCCGGCCGGCGGTGATCGCCTGGGGCGGCGGGGCGGCCGCACCGGCGAGCACGCCCAGACCCAGTCGCAGGCCCTGCTGAAGACCCTGTTGGAGGCCCTGCTGCACGGTCCGCGGCACGTTGTCCGTGGTCTGCAACTGGCGCACGAACTTCGGTGCCTCGTTGAACACCAGGTGCTCGGCGCCGTCCACTACGCCCTTGAGAACCTGTTGGAACGCCTTCCACTGCGACGCCATGGTGTCGAGCATATGCGAGCGGACCCCTGGCGATTGTGTCGCGACGGTGGTTGCTCGATACCCTTAGAGAGCACAGCACGTGCTGGACACCCACGCTCACCAGGAGATTCCCATCAGCAGCTTCGCCGACAAGACGTTCACTGCGCCGGCGCAGATCAGGAACTTCTGCATCATCGCCCACATCGATCACGGCAAATCGACGCTGGCGGACCGGATGCTGCAGCTCACCGGCGTCGTCGACGACCGGTCGATGCGCGCGCAATACCTGGACCGGATGGACATCGAGCGTGAGCGTGGCATCACCATCAAGGCGCAGAACGTGCGGTTGCCCTGGAAGATCGGTGACGACGAGTTCGTCCTGCACCTGATCGACACGCCCGGCCACGTCGACTTCACCTACGAGGTGTCTCGCGCGCTGGAGGCGTGTGAGGGCGCGGTGCTGCTGGTCGACGCCGCCCAGGGCATCGAGGCGCAGACGCTGGCCAACCTGTACCTGGCGCTCGACCGCGACCTCACGATCATCCCGGTGCTCAACAAGATCGACCTGCCCGCCGCGGACCCGGAGCGCTACGCCGGCGAGCTGGCGCACATCATCGGATGCGAGCCGTCGGACGTGTTGCGGGTGTCCGGCAAGACCGGTGAAGGCGTGGCCGAACTGCTCGACGAGGTGGTGCGGCAGGTGCCGGCACCCACCGGCGACGCCGACGCCCCCGCGCGGGCCATGATCTTCGACTCGGTCTACGACATCTACCGCGGCGTGGTCACCTACGTCCGCGTCGTCGACGGCAAGATCACCCCGCGCGAACGCATCGCGATGATGTCCACCGGGGCCACTCACGAACTGCTCGAGGTCGGCATCGTCTCGCCCGAGCCGAAGGCCAGCGACGGCCTGGGCGTCGGCGAGGTGGGCTACCTCATCACCGGCGTGAAGGATGTCCGGCAGTCCAAGGTCGGCGACACCGTGACGACAGCCCGCAAGGGCGCCACGGAGGCGCTGACCGGCTACCGCGAACCCAAGCCGATGGTCTACTCGGGTCTCTACCCGGTCGATGGCTCGGACTACCCAGACTTGCGCGATGCGCTCGACAAGCTACAGCTCAACGATGCGGCCCTGACCTATGAGCCGGAGACCTCGGTGGCCCTGGGCTTCGGGTTCCGCTGCGGCTTCCTCGGCCTGCTGCACATGGAGATCACCCGGGAGCGGTTGGAGCGCGAGTTCAACCTCGACCTGATCTCCACCTCACCCAACGTTGTGTACCGGGTGATCAAGGACGACGGATCCGAGATCGTCGTGACCAACCCGTCGGACTGGCCCGAGGGCAAGGTCCGCGAGGTCTACGAGCCGGTGGTCAAGACCACCGTGATCGCGCCGAGCGAGTTCATCGGCACCATCATGGAGCTGTGCCAGTCGCGGCGCGGCGAGCTCGGCGGCATGGACTACCTGTCGCCCGAGCGGGTCGAGCTGCGTTACACCATGCCGCTGGGCGAGATCATCTTCGACTTCTTCGACTCGCTGAAATCCCGCACTCGCGGCTACGCCAGCCTCGACTACGAGGAGGCCGGCGAGCAGCAGGCCGATCTGGTCAAGGTCGACATCCTGTTGCAGGGCGAGGCGGTGGACGCGTTCAGCGCGATCGTGCACAAGGATTCGGCGTCGGCCTACGGCAACAAGATGACCACCAAGCTCAAGGAGCTCATCCCGCGCCAGCAGTTCGAGGTGCCGGTGCAGGCCGCGATCGGGTCGAAAATCATTGCCCGCGAGAACATCCGGGCGATCCGCAAAGACGTCCTGTCCAAGTGCTACGGCGGTGACATCACCCGTAAGCGCAAGCTGCTGGAGAAGCAGAAGGAGGGCAAGAAGCGCATGAAGACGATCGGTCGCGTGGATGTACCTCAGGAAGCGTTCGTCGCTGCGCTGTCGACCGACGCGGCCGCGGACAAGCCGAAGAAGTAGACCCGGGTACGCGCCGGGGATTGCTTCGCGCTGAGCGCAACCCTGTCTGCGGGTCCACGCCGGTCGTAGTGTCGCCGGAGTGTCCAGAGAGCTGCATCTGCTGGCCTTCGGCAATACCCGGTCTACCGGGCCGTGGCGGCATCCCGACATCGACAACAGCACCGCAGGCGTGCGCCGACGGCTGATCAGCCACGCGCAGACCGCCGAGGCCGGTACGTTCGACGCGCTGTTCTTCGCCGACGGTCTGAACTACGGTCCGCCGGCGACCTGGCCGTACAAGATCACCGAGGACTTCGAGCCGCTCACCGCGACGGCGGCGCTGTCCTCCGTCACCGACCGCATCGGGCTGGTGGTCACCGGATCGGCCACCCTGGCCCATCCGTACCACCTTGCCCGCCAGCTGCTTTCACTCGATCACCTCAGCGGTGGCCGGGCCGGCTGGAACCTGGTCACCAGCTTCGCCCAGGCGGCCGCGGACAACTTCAGCGCCCGCGGCGTGGTCGCCCACGACGAGCGTTACCGCATCGCCGACGAAGCCCTTGAGGTGGTCCGCAAGCTATGGGACGGCTGGGGCGAGGACACCGTCGTCGAAGACCGCGCCGCGGGGATCTTCAACGACGTCAGCAGAATTCAACCGACCGACCACCATGGGCACTACTTCGACGTGGCGGGGCCGCTGGGCGCGGCTCGCTCGGCTCAAGGGCAGCCGGTGCTCTTCCAGGCCGGATCATCGGAAACGGGACGGGGTTTCGCGGCCCGGCACGCCGAGGTGATCTTCACCAGCCACGGCAACAGGGCGCGGGCGCAGGAGTTCTACGACCAGATCCAGCAGGAGGCACGCCGGTTGGGCCGAGCCAGGCCGCCGCTGATCACCCCGTCGCTTCGGTATCTCGTCGGCTCCACCGAGGAGGAAGCCCGGCGCGCCCAGCAGCAGGAGTACGAGTACTTCAGCCCGCAGTACCAGGCCGGGTGGCTGCTCGAGGTCGATGTCGACGTCACTGGTGCGGACCTCGACGGCCCGGTGCCGGAGTCGGCCTTCCCGGCACACACCGAGACCCACCAGACCGCGCTGGCCGGCTACCGGCTGCTCGCGACGGAAGGAAATCCGACGGTGCGAGAGTTCCTGTACCGCACCGTCAACGGATGGGGCGCGGCCGTGGTGGGCACACCCGAGCAGATCGCCGATGAGATCGAGCAATGGTTCACCACCGGAGCGGCCGACGGATTCGTGCTGCGAGACTCCGGATTGCCGGGGCAACACGAGCTTTTCGTGGAGCAGGTGGTGCCGGTGCTGCGCAAGCGCGGGCTGTTCCGTCACGAGTACGCCGGAACCACACTGCGATCCCATCTCGGGCTCGACGTACCGCGGCGGCGGCTGTCATGATCGAACCGTACGTGCTGTCGGCGTTCACCATGTCGACGGTGTCCCACGGCAACTTCGGGCTGTGGCGCCACCCGAGGGACCGCACCGCCGACTACACCGACGTCCGGTACTGGGTCGAGCTGGCGAAGCTACTCGACGCCGGCGGATTCGACGTGCTGTTCATCGCCGACGCGGTCGGTCAGCTCGACGTGTTCGGCGGTGACGCCAGTGCGGCGCTGGCACGGGGAGTGCAGACGCCGGTGACCGACCCGCTGTTGGCGGTGTCGGCGATGGCCGCGGCCACCGAGCGGTTGGGTTTCGGCATCACCGTATCCACCACCTACGAGAGCCCGTACCTGCTGGCGCGAAAGTTCAGCACCCTGGACCATCTCACCGGCGGCCGGATCGGCTGGAACATCGTCACGTCGCTGCTCAACAGCGCGGCGCGCAACATCATCGGCCGCGACCGGCAGATCCCGCACGACGAGCGCTACGCGATGGCCCAGGAATTCGTCGAAGTGACCTACAAACTCTGGGAAGGCTCATGGGAGCCGGGCGCTGTCCTCCGCGATGCCGAGCGCGGGGTGTACACCGACCCGGCGAAGGTGCACGACATCGGCCACCACGGAAGATATTTCACCGTCCCCGGTGCGCACCTGGTCGAACCTTCGCCGCAACGGACGCCGGTGCTGTTCCAGGCCGGCACGTCATCGGCCGGCCGCGAGTTCGCTTCCCGCAACGCCGAACTGGTGTTCGTCAGCGATCCGCGGCCCGAGGTCCTGCGCGGCCATATCGAGGACATCCGTCGCCGGGCAGCCGGACACGGCCGCGACCCGCACGCGCTGAAGTTCATCACGTCGGTTGAGATCGTCACGGACAGTACCGATTCCGCAGCCCAGGCCAAGGCGCGCGAGCTCGCGGACTTCCATGACCTGGAGGGCGGCCTGGTGCTGTTGTCAGCACTGTCCGGCGTGGACTGGTCGACCTACGGAGTCGATCGCCCGATCGAGCAGTTCGACACCGACGCCAGCCGGTCCATCCTGGCCGCAGTCACTGATTCCGATGTCCGAGAGCGTCTGACGTTGCGGGACTACGTCGGGGGACTTGGCGGGTTCGGCGGCGAGCTGTTCGTCGGATCGGCCACCACGGTGGCCGATGCGCTGGACGCCTATGCGGACCGCACCGGGGTGGACGGCTTCAACATCGCCTATCACGTCACGCCCGGTAGCTTCGCCGACGTGGCCACCTACCTCATCCCCGAGCTCCGCCGGCGTGGCCGCGCCCGCGAGCTCTCCGCTCCGACCACCTTGCGGCAGAAGCTGTTCGGCGGCGACGACGGATTGTTGGCCGACGGGCACCCTGGCGCCGCATTCCGAAGGAATCCCGTTCAATCACAATAGAATCCCGCCGATTCCATAGCTGACGATGCGAATCCGATTGCGGCAGTGTGACAACACATACCGACATCTCAACCACCCGCACCGGATCACGGACGGGAGGCGTCGCGGTCAGAAAGGGACATTGCCGTGACTACTACAGACGATCCGAAGTCGCACCCGGCGACGGAGGCCGGAGGCCGCACCCTCATTTCGGCGGAATCGACGGGGCTGGAATCCGGGGCACTGGGCCCGTGGGGCGTGTTCGCCCAAGGGCTGGCGGCTGCCGCACCCAGTGTGGCACTGGCCGTGGTGCCGTTCTCGTTGTTCGTGGCGGCGGGCAAGGGGGCGGCGTGGGCGGCCGTAATCGGCCTGTCCATCGTGGTACTGGTCGCCATCACGATCAGCTTCCAGGCCAAGCGCACGGTGTCCTCCGGATCGCTGGGCACCTACACCGGACACGGTCTGGGCCCGGGCTTCGCCTTCGCCGCCGGGTTCAGCCTGCTGTTCGGCTACATCGGTTTCGCCACCACCGGCACCCTCGGTGGGGTGCTGTATCTCGACGCGTTCCTGGAGTCGATCGGCCTCGGATCGCAAGCGGTGTGGTTTCGCCTGCTGCTGGTGATCGTGGTGGTCGGGGTCGCGGTGTACCTGCCGTACCGCGGGGTTTCACTGGCCGCCAAGTACGAACTGGCCTTCGAGTTGCTGGCCATCGCGTCGATCCTGGTGATCATCGTGGCCTCCTACGTCGGCTACGGGTTCCGCATCGACTGGGAGCAGTGGAATCCGCAGCACCTCGGGTCCAGTGCGACGTTCATCGCGGCGGTCACCGCGGTGGGTTCCTACGCCGGCTTCGAAAGCGTGGCCTCGCTCGGGGCCGAAGCCAAGGACGCGCATCGCAACATCGCCAGATCTTTGCTGCGCGTGGTGATCCTGATCGGCGCCCTGTACATCTTCGCGACCTACCCGCAGATCCTGCACTTCGGCGAGATCGACGGTGACAAGGCGGTGCTGCCGCAGCTGGCTGCCAGCGTCGGGGTCGAATGGGTCAACCAGATCGTCAGCGGTGCCGTCGCGATCGCGTTCATCGTGTTCGTCACCGCGGTCACCACCGCAGCGGCGCGATCGCTGTTCACCTTCGCGCACGAAGGCGCACTGCCGCAGGTGTTCACCAAGGTGCACCCCACCTACAAGACGCCGTGGGCCGGTGTGGTGTTCGTCGGGATCCTGGCACTGGCGTTCTCGGTCACTGCCACGTTCAGTTCCGCGGGCCGTCTGGTGTTCGACGTCTACGGCGGCTACGTGGCCAACTGGGGCTTCCTGGTCAGCTACCTGCTGGTGGTCATCGCGACGCCGATCTGGCTGCGCAAGATCGGTGCCCTCACGCCGCGGCGCCTGGCCGTTGCGGTCGCGGCCACCATCGGGCTGGGATACGTGATCGTGAGCAACTTCTATCCGGTGCCCGAATTCCCGTTCAACATACTGCCTTTCGTGTTCGGTGCCATCTTGCTCGCCGGTCTCTCGTGGTACTGGTACCTCAAGCGGACCCGGCCCGAAGTGGCCAATCGGATCGGCACCATCCAGAGCATCTCGGCCGAGGAGCAGCAGCGCCTGCTCGATGCGGGAGTGACGCCGTGACGCTCACCCACGACGCCGCAGTGGTGACGGCCGGTTGGACCGTTACCGAGGCCACCCCACGGCACCACCCGCTGATCGCCGATTTCCTGGCCACCACGCCGGGTCTCGGTGGGCGCAAGTTCGCCGCCGATTCCCGCGATGTCGCCGAGCAACTCAGCGGTGTGTATCCCGGCTCGGCGGTCGTCCTGCTCGACACGGCGGGCACAGTTGCCGGATACGCGGCCCTGCACCGGCCGGACGGCGCCGAACCGGAGGTGTTGGGGAGCTTCGTGTTCGGTTCGCATGCCCCGGCCGAGGCGGTGCGCGCGATCGTCGGTGACGCCGTCGGGCGGTTCGGCCGGGTGGCCGTGCCCGGCGCCTATCTGCGGGTGTTCATCGGCGCCGATCAGGCAGTGACGATCGATGCGCTGGCCGCCCACGGAGCCCGGAGAGAACGCCAGTTCGCCAGCACCCGAAAGGCATTGATCGACGAGGATCCGGACGCGCTGGCCGAGGCCCGGATCGAGTCGATCACGATCCTGTCGTGGCCCGAGGTGGTGGCGGCGGGTTTGACCGAGCAGGTCCGGCAGGTGCAATTCGACACCTTCCGTGAGCATTTCGGGAACATGTCGAAGACTCCGCAGCGCTGGGAACACCACCTGGCCAGCCGGGCGTTCACCGGGGATTTCAGCCTGGCCGCCATCGACGACGACGGTGCGGTGGTCGGTTACGTGCTCGGTTCGACCTACACGTCAGGGGCCGGCGCGGACGAGATCCGCAGTGCGCACACCGACTACATCGGCGTGCGTGCGGACCGGCGCAAGGCCGGTGTCGCGGAGCTGCTGCTGCGCAAGCTCTGGTTGGCGGCGCTGCGGCGCGGGTTCACCCACGCCTCGTTGGGTACCGACATCGCCAATGCCAGCAACGCCCACCTGCTGTATCAGCGGTTGGGGTATCGCACTGTGGGCGACGAGTACGCCTACCGGATCGACGCCGAGGAGAAGTCGTAAATGTCAACGGAAAACACCTATCTGAAGCGTCCGACCGGCTATGACGCCGAGCTGCGTTCGGTGTTCGGGCCGATCTTCGCGCAGATCGCCGAGGGGAATCGACAGCGTGAGGCCGACCGGGTGTTCCCGCACGAGCAGGTGCGCTGGTTGAACGATGCCGGATTCGGCACCTTGCGGATCTCGGCCGAGCAGGGCGGTTTCGGCGCGTCCTTGGAACAGACCTTCCTGCTGCTGGCCGAGCTGGGGGAGGCCGACGCCAATGTCGCCCACATCTGGCGCAACCATCTGGCCTTCGTCGAGGACCGGCTCAACGCGCCGGCGTCGGAGGACAACACCACGTGGATCAAACGGTTTGTGGCCGGTGAATTCGTCGGCGGCGGCTGGACCGAGGCCAACAATCTGACCCTGGCCAATCTGGCCACGACGGTCACCGAGGAGGACGGTCACTGGTCGGTGACCGGCTCGAAATACTATGCAACGGGCAGCCTTTACGCCGACTGGCTGGATGTTCTCGGTCGCGGTAAGGACGGTGAGCTGTGGACGGCACTGGTGCGTGCCGACGATCCCGGCGTCACCCTCGTCGACGACTGGCGCGGGTTCGGCCAGCGCACCACGGGCAGCGGCTCGGCCCGCTATGACGGGGCCCGCGCCGAGCGCGGCAACGTGTTCCCGGCCGGCGAGCGGTTCACCTATCAGGCGCACTTCTACCAGATCGCCATGCTGGCGGTGCTGACCGGAATCATCAGGGCCGCGCAACGGGACGGTTCGGCCGCCTTGACGGCGCGGCAGCGTAACTATCCGCAGGGGCTGGCCGAGGT
Above is a window of Mycolicibacterium boenickei DNA encoding:
- a CDS encoding FecCD family ABC transporter permease, producing the protein MSVRTKWLGGLWAAGLVVLVLSAAVAITIGPAALSVGDVYRIVGDRLGFGPSGATRLQESIVWQLRLPRVVLAAICGAGLALCGAILQSLLRNPLADPFVLGVSSGASTGAVLVAVLGVGAGALTLSGGAFAGAVLSFVVVLLLAYAAGGGTDRVVLAGVAGTQLFSALTSFIVLSSADAEQTRGVLFWLLGSLAGVSWTDVSTCAAAVGVGLAVCLAYARTLDAFAFGQDAAAALGVSVNRARVVLLVMTALVTAALVSAAGAIGFVGLVLPHAARFVVGPGHRRLLPTAVILGAIFMVWVDTLARTVFAPQELPTGVVTALLGVPAFALILLRRRGMP
- a CDS encoding ABC transporter ATP-binding protein, giving the protein MSLRAVDVSWTRSGRVVLDGVTVDPVPGSTVGLLGPNGSGKSSLLRLLAGIDRADSGSVQLDGRELHTMSRRAVARRVAVVGQHADTDLDIAVRDIVRLGRIPHTPIFGGRDDTAAVTAAMAATGLLPMADRLWHTLSGGERQRVQIARSLAQEPSELLLDEPTNHLDIAHQLEILAMIRALDVTSVVALHDLNLAAMFCDRVVVLSEGTVVATGTPAEVLTEDLVAAVYGVRCRITVDDAGPYVRFEHGGSPRSQLQEY
- a CDS encoding type II toxin-antitoxin system PemK/MazF family toxin, with the translated sequence MASQWKAFQQVLKGVVDGAEHLVFNEAPKFVRQLQTTDNVPRTVQQGLQQGLQQGLRLGLGVLAGAAAPPPQAITAGRPVSKHSVPTAHRARKVVYAPDLDGQADPGEIVWTWVVYEDDPTQGKDRPVLVVGRDQRTLLGLMLSSQEYHSSDPDWIAIGTGTWDYDGRPSWVRLDRVLDVPEEGIRREGAILDRTRFEAIAVRLRAQYSWS
- the lepA gene encoding translation elongation factor 4 produces the protein MLDTHAHQEIPISSFADKTFTAPAQIRNFCIIAHIDHGKSTLADRMLQLTGVVDDRSMRAQYLDRMDIERERGITIKAQNVRLPWKIGDDEFVLHLIDTPGHVDFTYEVSRALEACEGAVLLVDAAQGIEAQTLANLYLALDRDLTIIPVLNKIDLPAADPERYAGELAHIIGCEPSDVLRVSGKTGEGVAELLDEVVRQVPAPTGDADAPARAMIFDSVYDIYRGVVTYVRVVDGKITPRERIAMMSTGATHELLEVGIVSPEPKASDGLGVGEVGYLITGVKDVRQSKVGDTVTTARKGATEALTGYREPKPMVYSGLYPVDGSDYPDLRDALDKLQLNDAALTYEPETSVALGFGFRCGFLGLLHMEITRERLEREFNLDLISTSPNVVYRVIKDDGSEIVVTNPSDWPEGKVREVYEPVVKTTVIAPSEFIGTIMELCQSRRGELGGMDYLSPERVELRYTMPLGEIIFDFFDSLKSRTRGYASLDYEEAGEQQADLVKVDILLQGEAVDAFSAIVHKDSASAYGNKMTTKLKELIPRQQFEVPVQAAIGSKIIARENIRAIRKDVLSKCYGGDITRKRKLLEKQKEGKKRMKTIGRVDVPQEAFVAALSTDAAADKPKK
- a CDS encoding NtaA/DmoA family FMN-dependent monooxygenase (This protein belongs to a clade of FMN-dependent monooxygenases, within a broader family of flavin-dependent oxidoreductases, the luciferase-like monooxygenase (LMM) family, some of whose members use coenzyme F420 rather than FMN.), with protein sequence MSRELHLLAFGNTRSTGPWRHPDIDNSTAGVRRRLISHAQTAEAGTFDALFFADGLNYGPPATWPYKITEDFEPLTATAALSSVTDRIGLVVTGSATLAHPYHLARQLLSLDHLSGGRAGWNLVTSFAQAAADNFSARGVVAHDERYRIADEALEVVRKLWDGWGEDTVVEDRAAGIFNDVSRIQPTDHHGHYFDVAGPLGAARSAQGQPVLFQAGSSETGRGFAARHAEVIFTSHGNRARAQEFYDQIQQEARRLGRARPPLITPSLRYLVGSTEEEARRAQQQEYEYFSPQYQAGWLLEVDVDVTGADLDGPVPESAFPAHTETHQTALAGYRLLATEGNPTVREFLYRTVNGWGAAVVGTPEQIADEIEQWFTTGAADGFVLRDSGLPGQHELFVEQVVPVLRKRGLFRHEYAGTTLRSHLGLDVPRRRLS
- a CDS encoding LLM class flavin-dependent oxidoreductase: MIEPYVLSAFTMSTVSHGNFGLWRHPRDRTADYTDVRYWVELAKLLDAGGFDVLFIADAVGQLDVFGGDASAALARGVQTPVTDPLLAVSAMAAATERLGFGITVSTTYESPYLLARKFSTLDHLTGGRIGWNIVTSLLNSAARNIIGRDRQIPHDERYAMAQEFVEVTYKLWEGSWEPGAVLRDAERGVYTDPAKVHDIGHHGRYFTVPGAHLVEPSPQRTPVLFQAGTSSAGREFASRNAELVFVSDPRPEVLRGHIEDIRRRAAGHGRDPHALKFITSVEIVTDSTDSAAQAKARELADFHDLEGGLVLLSALSGVDWSTYGVDRPIEQFDTDASRSILAAVTDSDVRERLTLRDYVGGLGGFGGELFVGSATTVADALDAYADRTGVDGFNIAYHVTPGSFADVATYLIPELRRRGRARELSAPTTLRQKLFGGDDGLLADGHPGAAFRRNPVQSQ
- a CDS encoding APC family permease, which translates into the protein MTTTDDPKSHPATEAGGRTLISAESTGLESGALGPWGVFAQGLAAAAPSVALAVVPFSLFVAAGKGAAWAAVIGLSIVVLVAITISFQAKRTVSSGSLGTYTGHGLGPGFAFAAGFSLLFGYIGFATTGTLGGVLYLDAFLESIGLGSQAVWFRLLLVIVVVGVAVYLPYRGVSLAAKYELAFELLAIASILVIIVASYVGYGFRIDWEQWNPQHLGSSATFIAAVTAVGSYAGFESVASLGAEAKDAHRNIARSLLRVVILIGALYIFATYPQILHFGEIDGDKAVLPQLAASVGVEWVNQIVSGAVAIAFIVFVTAVTTAAARSLFTFAHEGALPQVFTKVHPTYKTPWAGVVFVGILALAFSVTATFSSAGRLVFDVYGGYVANWGFLVSYLLVVIATPIWLRKIGALTPRRLAVAVAATIGLGYVIVSNFYPVPEFPFNILPFVFGAILLAGLSWYWYLKRTRPEVANRIGTIQSISAEEQQRLLDAGVTP
- a CDS encoding GNAT family N-acetyltransferase → MTLTHDAAVVTAGWTVTEATPRHHPLIADFLATTPGLGGRKFAADSRDVAEQLSGVYPGSAVVLLDTAGTVAGYAALHRPDGAEPEVLGSFVFGSHAPAEAVRAIVGDAVGRFGRVAVPGAYLRVFIGADQAVTIDALAAHGARRERQFASTRKALIDEDPDALAEARIESITILSWPEVVAAGLTEQVRQVQFDTFREHFGNMSKTPQRWEHHLASRAFTGDFSLAAIDDDGAVVGYVLGSTYTSGAGADEIRSAHTDYIGVRADRRKAGVAELLLRKLWLAALRRGFTHASLGTDIANASNAHLLYQRLGYRTVGDEYAYRIDAEEKS
- a CDS encoding acyl-CoA dehydrogenase family protein; translation: MSTENTYLKRPTGYDAELRSVFGPIFAQIAEGNRQREADRVFPHEQVRWLNDAGFGTLRISAEQGGFGASLEQTFLLLAELGEADANVAHIWRNHLAFVEDRLNAPASEDNTTWIKRFVAGEFVGGGWTEANNLTLANLATTVTEEDGHWSVTGSKYYATGSLYADWLDVLGRGKDGELWTALVRADDPGVTLVDDWRGFGQRTTGSGSARYDGARAERGNVFPAGERFTYQAHFYQIAMLAVLTGIIRAAQRDGSAALTARQRNYPQGLAEVPAADPQLLQVIGEVSAEAFGATAALAQSARSLDRIVAGRLAGSDDQARQLLVDAEVAVTQAQLVIVAAALRATTRVFDALGASGVSEELGLDRHWRNARTLASHNPVVYKARILGDWFINGKDPVADLVSRGRGGQGN